In a genomic window of Gossypium arboreum isolate Shixiya-1 chromosome 9, ASM2569848v2, whole genome shotgun sequence:
- the LOC108459279 gene encoding uncharacterized protein LOC108459279, producing MEVVKFGDTPSTENPLPNHGDQGVNAIGETNMRRIKEDVAEIRMLMKVIWEEMVKREMIISKEGNRGVRDYCEFHAEKRHEIQECDEFKALIQSLMDNKELEFYEAGSDEGYVCTLEGEPKNRRISLPRIIISLPISNEIETQTASKVIIHKPVSFPYKDNKRVPWNYDCNVTIPERKNIASTSKEAQVEGFYTRSGKHYDAKGIRIKPRKVKAFDVEKENRAEVLINEPMKEEEAREFLKFLKHSEYSVVEQLRKQPARISVLALLLSSEVHHEVLMKVLNKTYVINDISVNKLDRLVSNISADNFIYFNNNEIPPGGMGSAKALHITTRYKGYTFPSVLIDNESALNVMPLSTLNRLPIDSSHMKTCHNVVRAFGGTERKVMGRIDIHLIIGANTYEVDFLVMDIKPSYNCLMGRPWIHSARAVPSSLH from the coding sequence ATGGAGGTCGTAAAATTCGGCGACACTCCTAGTACAGAGAACCCGTTGCCAAACCATGGTGATCAAGGGGTAAATGCAATTGGGGAAACTAATATGAGAAGGATCAAAGAGGATGTGGCTGAGATAAGAATGCTGATGAAAGTAATCTgggaagaaatggtgaaaagagAAATGATAATCTCTAAGGAGGGAAATAGAGGAGTGAGGGACTACTGCGAGTTCCATGCAGAAAAGAGACATGAGATCCAGGAATGTGACGAGTTTAAGGCCTTAATACAAAGCCTTATGGATAATAAAGAGCTAGAATTTTATGAAGCTGGCTCAGATGAGGGTTATGTATGCACATTGGAAGGGGAACCCAAGAATCGAAGAATCAGCCTACCAAGGATCATTATTTCCCTACCAATAAGTAATGAAATTGAGACACAAACAGCGTCAAAAGTCATTATTCACAAACCcgtttcctttccttataaggataacaaAAGGGTACCATGGAATTATGACTGTAATGTGACAATACCAGAGAGAAAAAATATAGCTAGTACTTCTAAGGAGGCTCAAGTTGAAGGATTCTACACACGTAGTGGGAAGCATTATGATGCAAAAGGCATCAGAATTAAGCCTAGGAAAGTGAAAGCCTTTGACGTTGAGAAGGAGAATAGGGCTGAGGTACTTATTAATGAGCcaatgaaggaagaagaagctAGAGAGTTTCTAAAATTCTTGAAACACAGTGAGTACAGCGTAGTTGAGCAATTGCGCAAACAACCAGCTCGTATATCAGTATTGGCTTTGCTTCTGAGTTCAGAGGTACATCATGAGGTGTTAATGAAGGTGCTCAACAAAACTTATGTTATTAATGATATATCCGTCAACAAGTTAGATCGATTGGTCAGTAACAtaagtgctgacaatttcatttatttcaataataatgaaaTCCCACCTGGAGGTATGGGATCAGCTAAGGCTTTGCACATTACCACTCGGTACAAAGGATATACATTTCCGAGTGTGCTTATTGATAATGAGTCAGCCTTAAATGTCATGCCATTGTCCACATTGAATAGATTACCCATAGACAGTTCTCACATGAAAACATGCCATAATGTAGTGAGAGCATTCGGTGGTACAGAGAGGAAGGTCATGGGAAGAATTGATATTCATTTGATTATTGGGGCAAACACGTATGAGGTGGACTTTTTAgtaatggacatcaagccctcATACAATTGCCTGATGGGGAGGCCTTGGATACATTCGGCAAGAGCGGTGCCCTCATCTTTGCACTAG